A genomic window from Lotus japonicus ecotype B-129 chromosome 1, LjGifu_v1.2 includes:
- the LOC130730878 gene encoding rho GTPase-activating protein 2-like: MTGPVMVTRGGGCGGGKGRRGGRDAVEEAEQNQGSPAAFLLAALKKSMVACSVDSPDDVISAVHPMEIGWPTNVKHVTHVTFDRFNGFLGLPLELEVHVPAPVPSASVSVFGVSAESMQCSYDSKGNSVPTILLLMQERLYSQGGLMAEGIFRINPENGQEEHLRDQLNRGVVPDNIDVHCLAGLIKAWFRELPSGVLDGLSPEQVLECNTEEEFVQLVKQLKPTELALLNWALDLMADVVEEEEHNKMDARNIAMVFAPNMTQMSDPLTALMHAVQVMNLLKTLILKTLSEREEATTAGYSSMSSHSSDRQSEDEYDSQLEMYTSAELRGSQSDCDDHVNNNSLNSEEEVDSASVSEIEECFLKQLNENKQGGFAEEPARSTCSGYNLESAVSFTDAKPDNSCSSSYEDDSGATLSAEGSSAESSSPSIGSTYCTNDVEMMDKFADCVSLVPLFASS; the protein is encoded by the exons aTGACAGGGCCAGTGATGGTGACAAGGGGTGGAGGATGCGGTGGTGGGAAGGGAAGGAGAGGAGGCAGAGACGCCGTCGAAGAAGCAGAGCAGAACCAGGGGTCGCCGGCGGCGTTTTTATTGGCGGCTCTGAAGAAATCTATGGTGGCGTGCAGTGTCGACAGTCCTGATGATGTCATCTCCGCCGTGCATCCCATGGAGATTGGATGGCCTACCAACGTTAAGCACGTCACTCACGTCACCTTCGATCGCTTCAATGGCTTCCTGGGTCTTCCTCTTGAGTTAGAGGTTCATGTACCTGCTCCTGTTCCCAGTGCTAG TGTTAGTGTGTTTGGCGTCTCAGCTGAATCAATGCAGTGTTCTTATGATTCAAAGGGAAACAGTGTCCCCACTATTCTGCTGCTAATGCAGGAGCGGTTATACTCACAGGGGGGCCTTATG GCTGAAGGTATATTCCGCATAAACCCGGAGAACGGTCAAGAGGAGCATTTGAGGGACCAGTTGAATAGGGGCGTTGTGCCGGATAACATTGATGTCCATTGCTTGGCAGGGCTAATTAAAGCATGGTTCAGAGAGCTTCCTTCTGGAGTGCTTGATGGACTTTCTCCTGAACAAGTTCTTGAGTGCAACACAGAAGAAGAATTTGTTCAGCTTGTGAAGCAGCTCAAGCCAACTGAGTTAGCCTTACTTAACTGGGCTCTTGATCTCATGGCTGATGTTGTGGAAGAAGAGGAGCATAACAAAATGGATGCTAGGAATATAGCAATGGTTTTTGCTCCAAATATGACTCAG ATGTCTGATCCACTAACTGCTCTGATGCACGCGGTCCAAGTAATGAATTTACTGAAGACCCTGATACTGAAGACACTTAGTGAACGTGAAGAAGCAACAACAGCAGGGTATTCATCCATGTCATCTCATTCATCAGATCGCCAATCTGAGGATGAATATGATAGTCAGCTTGAAATGTATACCAGTGCTGAATTGAGAGGGAGCCAGTCAGATTGTGATGATCATGTTAACAATAATAGCCTTAACAGTGAAGAGGAAGTGGATTCTGCGTCTGTAAGTGAGATAGAGGAATGCTTCTTGAAGCAGTTGAATGAGAACAAACAAGGAGGATTCGCAGAGGAACCTGCAAGGAGTACTTGCTCTGGCTATAACCTGGAATCTGCTGTATCATTTACCGATGCGAAACCTGATAATTCGTGCTCAAGTTCTTATGAAGATGACTCGGGAGCAACTCTGTCGGCTGAGGGATCGAGTGCGGAATCAAGTAGTCCATCAATTGGAAGTACATACTGCACCAATGATGTGGAAATGATGGATAAGTTTGCAGATTGTGTTTCACTAGTGCCACTGTTTGCATCAAGTTAA